Below is a window of bacterium DNA.
CCGCGGCGCGCGCGCCGGCGTCCTTCGGCCCGCCGCCGTCCGCGCCCGCGGCGTCGCGGGTGAGGCCGTCGGGCGGGCTGAGGCCGGCGCGTCCGGCGCGCACCAGGATCTGCTGCACGAGCATCAGCGCGGGGAGCGTTCGAGCCAGTCCGGCCAGAGCGCCGGGCTCCACGTCCCCGGATTCCCCCGCCGTGTCCGCGTCGGGCTCGCCGGCCGCGCGCGCGCCGGCGCGCTCCGCCTGCTTGATCGCCTCCCACCGCGTCACGACGGCGTCGGGTGTGGCCGCGGTCGCGCCGCCGAAAACGTGGGGATGGCGGCGGATCAACTTCTCGACCAGCCCGGCGACGATGTCGTCGATCGTGAAGGCCCCGCGCTCCGCGGCGATTTCGGCGTGGAAGACCACCTGCAGCAGCAAGTCGCCGAGTTCTTCTTTCAACCGCGCGGGCGCGCCGCTGTCGATCGCCTCGAGCGTCTCGTAGGCTTCCTCGAGAAGAAACGGCCGGAGCGACGCCGGCGTCTGCGCGCGGTCCCACGGGCAGCCGCCGGGGGCCCGCAGCCGCGCCATCGTCGCAACCAGATCCGAGAAATCGGGGCGCCGCGCGCTCATTGCCTCACCCCGCGCACCGCCGCCGCGGGCGCCGGAGACGAGCCGACGGGTTCCGCCGGCGCGTCCGAGCCGTGCCGCGTCTCCGCGGCCAGCCACTCCACGAAGCGCGCGACCGTCTGGAGCAGGGTTGCATCGTCGCGGCCCGCCGTGGGAATGACGATGCCTTCCGCGGTCCACCGCAGGCGGCCGCGTGACTGCGCGATCCGCGTGTGCACGCGCGGGCCGGCGGCGGCCGGGTTCAGGAGGCGCAGGAGGACTCCGCCCGCGCCGCGCGAGACCGCCGCGACTCCCGCGCCGCGTGCGAGCGCCCGCAGGCGGATGATGTCGCCGAGGCGCTGCGCGGGCTCCGGCGGCGGGCCGTAGCGGTCGCGCAGCTCGTCCATCGCCGCCGCGGCGTCCTCGGGGGTGCGCGCCTCCGCGAGTCGCCGGTACGCCGCGATGCGCTGCGCCGGCACGTCCACGTACGGCTCCGGGAGGTAGGCCGGGACGCCGAGGTCGACGGTCGGGTCGGGCGTCTCCTCGACGATCTCGCCGCGCAGCTCGCGGATCGCCTCGTCCAAGAGTCGCATGTACAGATCGAACCCGACCGCGGCGAGGTGCCCGTGCTGCTCGGAACCGAGGATGTTGCCGGCGCCGCGGATCTCGAGATCCCGCATCGCGAGCCGCATCCCGGAACCGAGCTCCACGAACTCCCGCATCGCAACGAGGCGCTGCTCGGCCTCGGGCGTGAGACGCGCCTCGCGGGGATGCAGCAGGTACGCGTAGGCCTGGCGGTCCGCGCGGCCGACGCGGCCCCGCAGCTGGTAGAGTTGCGCGAGCCCCAGGAGGTGGGCGTTCTCGATCAAGATCGTGTTGACCCGCGGGATGTCGAGGCCGATTTCGACGATCGTCGTGCACACGAGCACGTCCGCCCGGCCGCCGAGGAACTCGAGCATGATCCGCTCGAGCTGCGTCTCCGGCATCTGGCCGTGCGCCACCACCACCCGCGCCTCCGGCACCAGCCGGCGGATCCGCTCTGCGGCGCGGTCGATCGTCTCGACCCGGTTGTGCACGACGTAGACTTGGCCGTCGCGGGCCAGTTCGCGCCGGATCGCGTCGGCGACGACCGCGGGATCGTCCTCGTGGATGAAGGTGCGGATCGGCTGCCGGGCCTCCGGCGGAGTCTCCATCACGGACAGGTCCCGCAGACCGGCGAGCGACATGTGCAGCGTGCGCGGGATCGGCGTCGCGGTCAGCGTCAGCACGTCGACCTGGGTGCGCAGCTGCTTGAGGCGCTCCTTATGGCGGACGCCGAACCGCTGCTCCTCGTCGACCACGACGAGCCCGAGGGAGCGGAACATCACGTTCTTGTTGAGCAGCGCGTGCGTCCCGATGACGACGTCGATCGTTCCGTCGCGAAGGCCCTCCAGCACCGCCTTCCGCTCCGCCGGCGACCGGAAGCGGCTCAGCATCTCGACGCGAACGGGGAAGGGCGCGAAGCGCTCGTGGAACACCGAGTGGTGCTGCTGTGCGAGCAGCGTCGTCGGAACGAGCACCACGACCTGGCGGCCGTCCATCACCGCCTTGAAGGCGGCGCGCAGCGCCACTTCCGTCTTGCCGTAGCCGACGTCGCCCGCGACCAGGCGGTCCATCGGGCGCCCGGACTCCATGTCCCGCTTCACGTCCTCGATCGCCCTGCGCTGGTCCGGCGTTTCCTCGTAGAGGAACGTTTCCTCCATCTCGCGCTGCCACGGCGTGTCGGAGCCGAAGGCGTGGCCGCCGGCGCGCTCGCGCGCCGCGTAGAGGTCCAACAGCTCGCGGGCCATTTCGCGGGTCCGCTCGCGGACGCGGCGCTTCTCGCGCTCCCATTCCGTGCCGCCGAGGCGGTTGATCTGCGGCGCCTGTCCGTCGACGCCGACGTAGCGCTGGACGAGGGCGATCTGGTCGGTCGGCACGTACAGCGCGTCGCCCTGCGCGTATTCGAGGTGCAGGTAGTCGCGCGCGCCGCCGTCCATCGCGAGCCGCTCGAAGCCGCGGTAGACGCCGATGCCGTGGTGCACGTGGACGACCAGGTCGCCGGGGACGAGCTCGGTCCAGCTGGCGAGGCGCGCGCCGTCCCGGAACCACCGCGGCCGGCTGCGCCGCCGGCGCCACCCCAGGATCTCGCTGTCGCTCACGACGACGAGATCGCCGATCGTAAAGCCCTGCGTCAGCGGCCGCCCGACGACGGCCGCCGTGCCGGGCTCCGGCGGGACGTCGAGCGTGTCGCGTTCGGCGGCGACGACGCCGTGTTCGGCCAGCAGCTCGCGCACCCGGTAGGCCTGGCGGCTGGCGACGACGATCCGCTGGCGCGCGGCGATCCACCGCTGCGCCTGCTCGGCAAAGCCTTCTACCTGTCCGGCGAACGACTCCACCGTGCCGAACGGCACGGGCGCCGCGACGTAGCGGCTCGGGTCCGGCGGCGTCCGCAGCGTGGAGATCGCCGCTCCCCGGCGGGTCTCGAGCGCCGCGGCGACGTCCTCCCACGCAAAGACCGCGAGCGGCGTGCCTTCCGGGATCTGCTCGGTCTCGACCGCGTGGTCGCGCGCCGCCTGCGCCTGCTTGACCAGCGCCGCGCCCTGTCGCGCCACTTCATCCGGTTCGTCGAGCACGACGACGGCCTCGTCGTCGAAGAGCGCCGGCAGCAGCGTCCCGCCGGGCGCGCCGTCCCGGCCCGCCGGGGCGGGCCCCGTGTCCCCGCGTGCCGGGAGGATCATGGCCGCCTCGATCGTCTGGGTCGTGCGCTGGGTCTCGGGGTCGAAGAGCCGTACGGATTCGATCTCGTCTCCGACCCACTCCGCGCGCACCGGATGATCGTAGGCCGGAGGGTACACGTCGAGGATGCCGCCGCGGACGCTCATCTCGCCGGGCACGTGGACGAGGTCCACGCGTTCGTAGCCGCCTCCGGCGAGTCGCGCCGTTGCGGTCTCGAACCGGAGGTGCGCCCCGGCGCGGAGATCGACCCGGACGGCGTCGAGCCACCGGGGATCCGGCATCGGCACCGCGAGCCCGGCGGCCGACGCGACCGCGATGACCGGATCGGCGCGGCTCAGGGACTCGAGGAGACGATGGCGCGTGCGCTCGGCGTCGAGCGACAGCGGCTCGCCGGGGAGCGGGGGATCCCACACCTCGACGACGTGCACCGGCGGCGCGTCCGCCGGGAGGAAGGCGGCGAGATCGTCGGCGAGGCGCTCGGCGTGATCGCGGTCCGGGGCGACGGCGAGCCAGGCGGGGACACGCGGGCCGAGGCGCGTGATCAACGCGGCAAGCAGGCATGCCTTTCCCGCGCCGGCCGGGCCCGTGACCCACGGGCGGCGGCCGGCCTCGACGGCCTCGCCAACGACAATAAACTCCCGTCTGCGTTGCAGGACCGGGAGCACACCGGACAGGGACATCACGCGGCCTCCGCCCGCCATTGTACGAGAGGGCGGCAAAACGCGTCAAATAAGATGCGGTCGGCGCGGGAACTTACGAGCGCGTCGGTCGGGGGCGAGCCTCCTCCGTTACTCGGCGGCCCCGGTACCAATTCGTGATCGGCAGTCGGCGGTCGCGGCCGAAGGCCTTCGGCGTGATCTTGATTCCGGGCGGCGCCTGCCGGCGCTTGTATTCGCTCGCGTCCACCATGCGGATCACGCGCGCCACGGTGGCCGGATCGAAGCCGCGCGCCGCGATCTCCTCGGCGGAGCGATCGTCCTCGACGTAGAGGCGCAGGATCGGATCGAGGACCTCGTACGGAGGCAGCGTGTCCTGGTCGGTCTGCTGCGCCCGCAGTTCGGCGGTTGGCGCGCGCGCGATGACGCCGGCCGGGATCACCTCGCTCGGTCCGCGCCCGTTCCGCCAGCGCGCCAGCCGCCAGAGGAGCGTCTTGGGCACGTCTTTGACGACCGCGAACCCGCCCGCCATGTCTCCGTACAACGTCGCGTAGCCGACGCTCATCTCGCTCTTGTTGCCGGTCGTGAGCACGAGCCACCCGAACTTGTTCGACAGCGCCATGAGGAGCGTGCCGCGGATTCGCGCCTGGACATTCTCTTCGGTCTCGTCGGGCGCCCGGCCGGCGAACGGGTCCGCGAGCGCGGCTCCGTACGCGTCGACGATCGGTTCGATCGGCAGTTCGACGGTCCGGATGCCGAGCGCCTGGGTGAGCGCCGCGGTGTACCGCCGGCTTTCGTCGGAGGTGAATCGCGACGGCATCGGCACGCCGGTCACGGCCTCGGGGCCGAGCGCGTCGACCGCGATCGCGGCGACCAGCGACGAGTCGACGCCGCCGCTGAGCGCAACGACGACGCCGCGGAACCGGTTCTTCCGGACGTAGTCGCGTGTCCCGAGCACGAGCGCGCGGTAGACTTCCTCCACCTCATCGGGCGGCGTGTTCTCGGCCGCGGCGGGCAGCGCCGGGCGCGCGGGGTCGGACGGTTCGGTGGAGAGCGTGTACACCGGCGCCCGCAGGCCCTCGTCCGCCGGCGCGTCGGCCGTGCGGATTGGATTGTAGCGGCGCAGCGTGCGGATCGCCTCGACGTCGATGTCGGTGACGATCAGGCTCTCCTCGAAGGCCGGACCCCGCGCCGGGATGTTGCCGGCCGCGTCGACGACGAAGCCCAGGCCGTCGAAGACAAGTTCGTCCTGTCCGCCGACCATGTTGTTGTAGGCGATCGCGATCGCGTAGTCGCGCGCGCGGATCCGCAGCATCTCCTCGCGCTGCCGCCATTTGCCCATGTGGTAGGGCGACCCGTTGATGTTGACGGCGACGAGGGCGCCCGCCAGCGCCTGGGCAAGCAGCGGGCCGCCGGGCGACCAGACATCTTCGCACACCGTCACGCCCACCGGTACCCCGCGGACGACGAAGACCGGCGCGTCGGCGCCGGGTTGGAAGTAGCGCTTCTCGTCGAAGACGCCGTAGTTCGGGAGCCGCATCTTACGGTACATCCCGGCGATCCGGCCGCCGGCGAGAACCGCGGCGGCGTTGTACAGGTGCTCGCCCGAATCCACGCAACCCACGACCGCGGCGCTGCGGGTCGCGTGCCGGGCGATCTCCTGGAGGCACGCGGAGCTTTCTTCGATGAAGTCGGCTTTGATCAGCAGGTCTTCGGGCGGATAGCCGGGGACGGCCAGTTCCGGGAACGACACCACGTCGGCCCCGAGGGCCTGCGCCTCGTCGAGGCGCTCGATGATCTTGCGCGTGTTGCCCTCGAAGTCCCCGACGGTGGGGTTGATCTGGGCCATCGCGATCCGAAATCGCGGCGTCATGGCGCCTTCAATTATAACACGGGCCTACCGGCCCTCCTCCGCGGCGAGCCGCAGGCCCGCGCCGATCAGCACCGCGCCGGTGACGCGGTCGAGCGCGCGGGCGACCGCCGGACGGCGCAGCAGCCGGCCCACCGAGCGGGTGGCGACGATCAGGAGGCCGAGCCAGAGCACGCTGAGCCCGACATGCACGGCCACGAGCAGCGCGATCCACGGCGCCACGGCGACGCCGGCCGGTACGAACTGGGGCAGGAAGCTGATGAAGAAGACACCGACCTTCGGGTTGGTCACGTTGGACAAGAGGCCCCGCCAGAACCAGACGCGGTCGTGGTCATCGCCGCCCCCGGTCGGGCCCGCGGCGCGCGGAGAGACCGCGGCCGCGCCGGGGTCCGCCGGCATCCGCGGGCGGCGCACGAAGACGGTGAGGCCGAGCCAGACGAGCCAGGCCGCGCCGGCCGCGCGCAGCGCCGCGTACGCGGTGTGCGAAGCGGCCAGTACCGCGCTGATGCCGAGCGCCGCCGCGAGGCCCCACACCAGCAGTCCGGTGCAGATGCCCGCGGAGGTATAGGCTCCGCGACGCGCGCCCTCGACGGCGGCGGTGCGCAGGACGAGCGCGGTGTCGGGGCCGGGCGTCGCGATCAGGACGCCGCCCGCGGCGACGAATGCCATCAGCGCGATCAGCGGGGTCACGACGCGCCGCCCGCCGCACAAAACTCCACGATCGCCCGCCCGATACGCTGGATCGCCAGCCATCCGAGGGGCGGCGCGCCGATCTCGTTGATGTACACCGACGCCACCACGGGGCCGGAGGGCAGGTACAGGATGCCGCTGTCGTTCTCGACGCCGGTCATGTTGCCGGTCTTGTTCGCCGCGGGGGTATCGGGCGGCAGCCACGCCGGGAGCTTGTAGAGCAGCTGCTGTCGGCGCAGCATCGTCAGCGCCACCTCGGTGGAGGCCGCCGACAGCAGCGTCCCGGCCTGGAGCCGCGCGAGCAGATCGGCGGTTTCGCGGGGCGTCGAAACGTTGTCGCGGCCGCGGGTGCGGGCCTCGAAATCGAACATCCGCCGGCCGAGAATCGTTCCCGGCCACCCGGACGTCCGGCAGTACTCGGTGATGCGGTCCAATCCCAGCAGGTCGATGATCATGTTCGTCGCGCGGTTGTCGCTCACGATGATCATGAGCGTCGCGGCGTCGCGCAGCGTGTACCCGCGCGGCGAGAGGTACTGGATCACGCCGCTCCCGGCGGCACGGTCGCCGGCATTGACCCGTACCGCCTCGTTCCAGCCGTGCTCGCCGCGGTCGACCGCCGCCGCGAGCGCGGCGAGGATCGGGACCTTGATCACGCTGGCGGTCGAAAAGCGCTCGTCGGCCCTGTGGGACGCGAACACCCGCCCGCCGGGGTCGCAGATGTGGCACCCGAGCCGTCCCGGCGTCTCCTCCGCGACCTGGCGCACGACGTCGATCAGGGCCGGCTTCATCGGTCTGCCTCCCTAAAGTCGGGGGTCGAGGATGTCCCGCAGTCCATCCCCGAGCAGATTGAATCCCAACACGGCGAGCGAGATCGCGAGCCCCGGGAACACGGCGACGTGCGGGGCCGAGACCATGAACTCCCGCGCTTCGTTCAGCATCGTGCCCCAGTCCGGCGCCGGCGGCGGCGTGCCCGCCCCGAGAAACGAGAGGCCGGCGTCGATCACGATCGCGCTTGCGAACCCCAGGGTCGCCTGCACCAGCACCGGCGCCACGCAGTTCGGCAGCACGTGCCGGCGCAGGATCGCGGCGTCCGTCTGGCCGAGCGCGCGGGCCGCCTCGACGTACTCTTCCTGGCGGCGCACGAGCACCGCGCCGCGGGTCACGCGCGCGAACACCGGCACGTAGACCACGCCGATCGCGATGATGCCGCTCACCGTGCCCAACCCGAGTGCCGCGACCAGCCCGATCGCCAGCAGCAGGCCGGGAAACGCGAGGATCGCGTCCATGCAGCGCATCACGAGGGCGTCGAAGGCCCCGCCGATATATCCCGCGGCCGCACCGAGCGGCACGCCCGACGCGGTGGCCAGGAGCATCGAGGCGAGGCCGACCGTGATCGAGAGCCGCGTGCCGTAGACGACCCGCGACCAGACGTCGCGCCCGAACTCGTCGGTGCCAAACCAGTGCTGCGCCGTTGGGGGCTGGAGCGCCTGGGACATCTGCATGCCGAGCGGGTCCTGGGTCCGCCACCAGGGCGCCCCCGCGGCGGCTGCGAGCATTACCGCCACCACGACCGCGCCGGCGATCCCGAGGCGGTGGCGGAGGAAGCGGGCCCGCCGCCGCTTCATCCGAAGCGGATCCGGGGGTTCATCACGGCGTACACCAGATCCACGAGCAGCTGGACGGCGGCCGCGAGTACGGCGACGACGAGAATGCCGCCCTGCAGCACGGGGTAGTCGCGGCTCTGCACCGACTGGACGATGAGCTGGCCGACCCCGGGCCAAGCGAAGATCTGTTCGGTGATGACTGCGCCGCCGAGCAGCACGCTCACCTGGACCCCAAGCACCGTAAGCGTCGGCAGGAGCGCGTTGCGGAGGATGTGGCGGGCGATGACGCGCGCGAACCGCAGGCCCTTGGCCCGCGCGGTGCGCACGTACTCGCGCCCGAGCTCTTCGAGGATGTCCGAGCGTACCATCCGCGTCAGCGCCCCGGCGAGGCCGAGCCCGAGCGTCACCGCGGGCAGCACCATGTGCCGCAGCGCGTCGCCGGGGTCGCGGCCGACCGGCACGTACCCGATCGACGGGAAGACGCGCCAGTGCAGCGAGAACAGCAAGATCAGCATCACGCCGAGCCAGAACGACGGAATCGACACGCCGCCGAGGGCGATCGCCATGGCGCCAAGGTCGAGGGCCGAGTTGCGGCGGACGGCGGCCAGAACGCCCGCCGGCAGCGCGATGCAGAGCCCGACGATGATCGCCGCCGCGGTGAGTTCGAGCGTGACCGGCAGCTTCTGGCCCAGAATAACCGACACCGGCTGGTGCGTTCGCACCGACTCGCCGAGGTTGCCGCGCAGGGCCCCGCCGACCCACCCCGCGTACTGCTCGAGCAGCGGGCGGTCGAGGCCCATGGCGTGGCGCAGGCTCCGCTGCGTCGTCTGGTCTACCTCCGTGCCGAGGATCGCGACGACCGGATCGCCCGGGATGAGATGGACGAACGAAAAGACGATCACGGACATCAAGGCGAGGACCAGGGCGAGGGCGAGCAGGCGGCCCCGCAGGTAGCGGATCACGGGTCAGCGTGACGGGGAGCCGCGACGCGGCTCCCCCGGTCACACGGGCGCGTTACTTCGCCAGCCATGCCTCCTGCAGGCCGCCCCCGGCGTAGGACAGGGCGCCGATCAACTGCGGCGCGTAGCCCTGCACGTTCGAGCGCCAACCGGACGCGGAGTGGCCGCTGCCGAAGATCAGCATGGACGCCTGGTCCTGGAGAATCTCGACGACCCGCGTGTACGTGGTTTTGGCCTTCGCGACGTCGGCCTCCGTCCGGCCCTCATCCAGCAGCCGGTCGAGCTCGGAGTCGTTCAAGTAGCCGCTCAGCTGCCAGACGCCGCCGTTGGAATGCGAGTAGCGGTAGTACGCGTCATCCGGATCGACCTTGGCGAAGAAGCCGGTGAGGTCGATATCGAAGTTGCCGGTGTTGATGCGGTTGGCCCAGGACGGTACGTCGTAGACTTCGATCGACACGTCGACGCCGATCCGCCGCATCTGGGCCTGGAAGACCTGGGCCACGGCCGGTTGACCGTAGCCGTTCGCGATCGAGATCGTGATCTTGAAGCCGTTCGGCATGCCGGCCTCGGCCAGAAGCGACTTGGCGTGCGCCACGTCGAACGGGCGGTCCTTGACCGGGAGGTACCACGGCGAGGTCGGGGAGAAGTTCTGGTTGTCGGTGACGCCCCAGCCGCGGTACGACGCGTCCACCATCTCGCGCTTGTTCATCCCGTAGGCGACCGCCTGGCGAATCTTCACGTTGTCGAACGGCTTGTGGCGCGTGTTCAGCACGATCACGCCCTGGCCGCCGCCGCCGCGCACGAGCCGGACGACGTAGTCGCGCGACGGTTGGGCGAACAGCCCCTGCAGGCGCGCCTGCGGCACCGAGTCGATGAGCTGCACGTCGCCGGTCTGCAGCGCCGTGAGCCGCACCGTCTCGTCCGGAATCGGCTTGAGCGCCACCTCGTCGAGGTACGGTTTGCCGGCGTCCCAGTAGCCGTCGAAGCGGCGCATCGTCAGATGGTCGTTCGTCACCCACTCCACGAACTGAAAGGGCCCGGTGCCGATGGGTTTTGTGACGTTGTTGCCCGTGTCGACGGCTTCCTGCGGAATGATCGCCTGGTACGACGTAGCCAGTTTGTTCGGGAAGAAACCGAACGGCGACTTCAGCCGGAAGACGACCGTGTTCGGGTTCGGCGTGGCGATCGACGTGATGGCGCTCAGGTCGCCGCGGCCGCGGGCGCCGGTCTTGGGGTCGAGGATCCGTTCGATGCTGAACTGTACGTCGCGCGACGTAAGCGCCTTCCCGTTGTGGAATTTGACGCCGCGCCGCAGGTTGAACGTCCAGGACAGTCCGTCCCCCGAGACCTGCCACGACGTCGCGAGCCGTGGACGGAGTTCGAGGTTGGGGCCCAGCTCCGTCAGCGCCTGGTACATCGGCGAGAGCGCCACGTAGGAAATCGTGAGCGCAGAGCGGTGCGGGTCGAGGTGCGGAATCTCGGCCTGCACGCCCGCCACGAGCCGTCCGCCGCGGACCGGGGCCGCCGCCCCCTCCGCCGCGCCGGCGAGCCAAGGGGCGGCCGCGAGGCCGGCGCCGGCCGCCGCCGCGCCGCACACGAAGTCCCTCCGTGTCAGCCTGCCTTGCGCCATGCAATCATCCCCCTCTCACGCCGCCGATCGTATCGTCGATCGAAGCGACGAAACCTTTCTGTTCGGTCCCGCGCCGCGAGGCCCTTGTCGCCGGCTAAAGGCCGAGGCCCGGGGCGCGCGCCCCGGGCCTCGTGCCGCGCCCGGTCATGCCGCTACCGGTTAGACGTCGTAGTAGAGGAAGAACTCGTACGGCACCGGCCGGATGTTGACCTCGTGCACTTCCTTGGTGCGCTTATAGTCCAGCCACGTATCGACGAGGTCGCGCGTGAAGACGTCGCCCTCCAGCAGGAACTCATGGTCGTTCTCGAGCGCGTCGAGCGCGGCGGCGAGCGAGCCGGGCACGCTCTTGATCTTCGCGGCCTCGTCCGGCGGCAGTTCGTACGTGTTCTTGTCGAGCGGACCGAAGCCGGCCTTTACGGGGTCGATCTTCCGCTTGACGCCGTCGAGGCCCGCCAGCAGCATCGCCGAAAACGCGAGGTACGGGTTGCAGGTCGCGTCCGGGCAGCGGAACTCGATGCGCTTCGCCGACGCGCCGGCCGGACCGCTGTGGTACATCGGGATCCGGATTGCCGCGCTCCGGTTGCGCTTGCTGAACGCGATGTTGACCGGCGCCTCGTAGTGCGGCACGAGGCGCCGGTAGGAGTTGGTCGTGCACGCGCAGAGCCCGAGCAGCGCGTCGACGTGGGTCAGCACGCCGCCGATGTAGTAGAGCGCCTCCTGGCTGAGCTCGGCGTAGCCGCCCTCGCTGTAGAACAGGTTCTGGCCGCCCTTCCAAATGCTCTGGTGGCAGTGCATGCCGGTGCCGTTGTCGCCGAAGAGCGGCTTCGGCATGAACGTCGCGGTCATGCCGTGGCGGCGTGCGACGTTCTTCACGATGTACTTGTAGGCGAGCAGGCTATCGGCCATCCGGGTCAGCGTGTTGTACTTCATGTCGATCTCGCCCTGGGAGCTCGCGACCTCGTGGTGCTGCATCTCGACCTCGATGCCCCACTTCTCCATCTCGAGCGACATCTCGCTGCGGATGTCGAGCTGCGTGTCGGCGGGCGGAACCGGGAAGTACCCTTCCTTCGTGCGGATGCGGTGTGCCATGCCCGGCTGGCCGGAGTTCCAAATCCCCTCCGGCGAGTCGATGCTGTAGCCCATGCGGTACGGGTGGACGTCGTACTGGACGTTGCTGAAGAGGAAGAACTCCGCTTCGGGCCCCCAGTAGCTCACGTCGCCGACGCCGGACGCCTTGAGGTAGTCCTCGGCCTTCTGGGCGACGTAGCGCGGGTCACGCGTGTACGGCTTGCCGTTGATCGGGTCGAAGATGTTGCAGATCACCGACAGCGTCGGGATCTCGGCGAAGGGATCGGGCCGGGCGGTCGCCGCGTCGGGCATGAGGAGCATGTCGCTCTCTTCAATCGCCTGGAAGCCGCGGATGCTGCTGCCGTCGAACCCGATGCCGCGTTTGAACGTCTTCTCGTCCACCTGGCTCGCGGGGATCGTGGCGTGCTGCCACGTGCCGGGCACGTCGACGAACTTGAAGTCGACCATCTTGACCCCGCGATCCTTGATGTACGCGACGACGTCCTGCGCCGTCATCTCCTTGCCCGCCATGCCTCACCTCCCGGGAGGATGCGGTGCCGCCCAAAAACAAAGACGCCCTCTGGAAATCCCAGAGGGCGTCCCGGCCCGCGGTACCTCTTGGTACCGCCTCAAGATATACCACGGGGGCAGAGCGCCGTCAACGTCATCTCTACCGAGATTTTTGGCCGTTTCCTGTCGTTCGGCCTACCCGATCAACCTCGGCTTGCCAGCAGCGCGCGCAGCGTAGCGATCTTGTCGACGGCGGTCACTTGATGATCCCGATGCGGTTGCCCTCCGGATCCGTGAACACGGCGAACGTGACCATGTTGGGAATCTCCGTCGGCGGCACGACCGTGCTGGCGCCCAACTGCCCCGCTTTCCGCAGCGTGGCGTCGAGGTCGGCGACCCGCACGTAGAAGGTCACGTGCGACGGGCCGCCCTGGGCGGGACCGATCCCGCCGTTGATCCCGTCTCCGCCGGCCGTGACGAGTCCGTAGCCCATCGGGTTGTCCGCGTTGATCTTCCAGCCGAAGAGATCCCCGTAGAACGCGTGCAGCGCCTTCGGGTCCTGGGCGTTGATCTCCCAGTGCACCACCGGATGGCCCGCGGCGCCGCGGCGTCCCT
It encodes the following:
- a CDS encoding NAD+ synthase, producing MTPRFRIAMAQINPTVGDFEGNTRKIIERLDEAQALGADVVSFPELAVPGYPPEDLLIKADFIEESSACLQEIARHATRSAAVVGCVDSGEHLYNAAAVLAGGRIAGMYRKMRLPNYGVFDEKRYFQPGADAPVFVVRGVPVGVTVCEDVWSPGGPLLAQALAGALVAVNINGSPYHMGKWRQREEMLRIRARDYAIAIAYNNMVGGQDELVFDGLGFVVDAAGNIPARGPAFEESLIVTDIDVEAIRTLRRYNPIRTADAPADEGLRAPVYTLSTEPSDPARPALPAAAENTPPDEVEEVYRALVLGTRDYVRKNRFRGVVVALSGGVDSSLVAAIAVDALGPEAVTGVPMPSRFTSDESRRYTAALTQALGIRTVELPIEPIVDAYGAALADPFAGRAPDETEENVQARIRGTLLMALSNKFGWLVLTTGNKSEMSVGYATLYGDMAGGFAVVKDVPKTLLWRLARWRNGRGPSEVIPAGVIARAPTAELRAQQTDQDTLPPYEVLDPILRLYVEDDRSAEEIAARGFDPATVARVIRMVDASEYKRRQAPPGIKITPKAFGRDRRLPITNWYRGRRVTEEARPRPTRS
- a CDS encoding serine hydrolase; this translates as MKPALIDVVRQVAEETPGRLGCHICDPGGRVFASHRADERFSTASVIKVPILAALAAAVDRGEHGWNEAVRVNAGDRAAGSGVIQYLSPRGYTLRDAATLMIIVSDNRATNMIIDLLGLDRITEYCRTSGWPGTILGRRMFDFEARTRGRDNVSTPRETADLLARLQAGTLLSAASTEVALTMLRRQQLLYKLPAWLPPDTPAANKTGNMTGVENDSGILYLPSGPVVASVYINEIGAPPLGWLAIQRIGRAIVEFCAAGGAS
- a CDS encoding ABC transporter permease; this encodes MKRRRARFLRHRLGIAGAVVVAVMLAAAAGAPWWRTQDPLGMQMSQALQPPTAQHWFGTDEFGRDVWSRVVYGTRLSITVGLASMLLATASGVPLGAAAGYIGGAFDALVMRCMDAILAFPGLLLAIGLVAALGLGTVSGIIAIGVVYVPVFARVTRGAVLVRRQEEYVEAARALGQTDAAILRRHVLPNCVAPVLVQATLGFASAIVIDAGLSFLGAGTPPPAPDWGTMLNEAREFMVSAPHVAVFPGLAISLAVLGFNLLGDGLRDILDPRL
- a CDS encoding LysE family translocator, translated to MTPLIALMAFVAAGGVLIATPGPDTALVLRTAAVEGARRGAYTSAGICTGLLVWGLAAALGISAVLAASHTAYAALRAAGAAWLVWLGLTVFVRRPRMPADPGAAAVSPRAAGPTGGGDDHDRVWFWRGLLSNVTNPKVGVFFISFLPQFVPAGVAVAPWIALLVAVHVGLSVLWLGLLIVATRSVGRLLRRPAVARALDRVTGAVLIGAGLRLAAEEGR
- a CDS encoding MazG family protein — translated: MSARRPDFSDLVATMARLRAPGGCPWDRAQTPASLRPFLLEEAYETLEAIDSGAPARLKEELGDLLLQVVFHAEIAAERGAFTIDDIVAGLVEKLIRRHPHVFGGATAATPDAVVTRWEAIKQAERAGARAAGEPDADTAGESGDVEPGALAGLARTLPALMLVQQILVRAGRAGLSPPDGLTRDAAGADGGGPKDAGARAA
- the mfd gene encoding transcription-repair coupling factor, which gives rise to MSLSGVLPVLQRRREFIVVGEAVEAGRRPWVTGPAGAGKACLLAALITRLGPRVPAWLAVAPDRDHAERLADDLAAFLPADAPPVHVVEVWDPPLPGEPLSLDAERTRHRLLESLSRADPVIAVASAAGLAVPMPDPRWLDAVRVDLRAGAHLRFETATARLAGGGYERVDLVHVPGEMSVRGGILDVYPPAYDHPVRAEWVGDEIESVRLFDPETQRTTQTIEAAMILPARGDTGPAPAGRDGAPGGTLLPALFDDEAVVVLDEPDEVARQGAALVKQAQAARDHAVETEQIPEGTPLAVFAWEDVAAALETRRGAAISTLRTPPDPSRYVAAPVPFGTVESFAGQVEGFAEQAQRWIAARQRIVVASRQAYRVRELLAEHGVVAAERDTLDVPPEPGTAAVVGRPLTQGFTIGDLVVVSDSEILGWRRRRSRPRWFRDGARLASWTELVPGDLVVHVHHGIGVYRGFERLAMDGGARDYLHLEYAQGDALYVPTDQIALVQRYVGVDGQAPQINRLGGTEWEREKRRVRERTREMARELLDLYAARERAGGHAFGSDTPWQREMEETFLYEETPDQRRAIEDVKRDMESGRPMDRLVAGDVGYGKTEVALRAAFKAVMDGRQVVVLVPTTLLAQQHHSVFHERFAPFPVRVEMLSRFRSPAERKAVLEGLRDGTIDVVIGTHALLNKNVMFRSLGLVVVDEEQRFGVRHKERLKQLRTQVDVLTLTATPIPRTLHMSLAGLRDLSVMETPPEARQPIRTFIHEDDPAVVADAIRRELARDGQVYVVHNRVETIDRAAERIRRLVPEARVVVAHGQMPETQLERIMLEFLGGRADVLVCTTIVEIGLDIPRVNTILIENAHLLGLAQLYQLRGRVGRADRQAYAYLLHPREARLTPEAEQRLVAMREFVELGSGMRLAMRDLEIRGAGNILGSEQHGHLAAVGFDLYMRLLDEAIRELRGEIVEETPDPTVDLGVPAYLPEPYVDVPAQRIAAYRRLAEARTPEDAAAAMDELRDRYGPPPEPAQRLGDIIRLRALARGAGVAAVSRGAGGVLLRLLNPAAAGPRVHTRIAQSRGRLRWTAEGIVIPTAGRDDATLLQTVARFVEWLAAETRHGSDAPAEPVGSSPAPAAAVRGVRQ